In Streptococcus pneumoniae, the sequence GACGGTGACGGATACCACGGTATGAACCGATTTCCATCAAACGTTTGATGTTCAAGTTTACTTCACGACGAAGGTCACCTTCAACTTTGATTGCATCCACTTCACGACGGATAGCATCTTCTTGATCTGATGTAAGATCACGTACACGAACATCTTCTGAGATTCCAGCAGCAGCCAAAATTTTCTTAGATGTTGCAAGTCCGATACCATAAACATAAGTCAATGAGATTACTACGCGTTTGTCATTTGGAATATCAACTCCAGCAATACGAGCCATGTTTTCTCCTTTCTATCTTATCCTTGACGTTGTTTGTGTTTTGGATTTGCTGGGCAAATTACCATAACACGACCATTACGACGAATAACTTTACAGTATTCGCAAATTGGTTTGACCGATGGTCTTACTTTCATTTCTTATCCCTCCAAGTTTTTCGATTATTTAAAGCGGTAAGTGATACGTCCACGTGTCAAGTCATATGGACTCATTTCGACAGTAACACGATCTCCCGCTAAAATACGAATATAGTTTTTACGAATTTTACCAGAAACTGTTGCTAAAATCTGATGTCCATTTTCAAGTTCAACCGTAAACATTGCATTCGGCATTGTATCAACTACTTTGCCTTCAACTTCAATCACATCGTCTTTTGCCACGCAAAAGCACCTCCATAAATTTCGATTCGATGCCTCTAGACACAGAGACAACAATTATAAGTCAGACTATCTCAGTATAACATTTGTAGCAGATTTTTGCAAGTGCGAAAAACGCTTTATTTCAAATTTGTCAATACTTTTTCAATATCTGAGAAGACATCATTGATATCTTGATTACCTTCGATGTCATGAACCAAACCTTTGGCACGGTAGTGAGCAATGATTGGTTCTCCTTGAGCAATATTAACATCCAAACGACGTTTTACTGTCTCAGGCTTATCATCTTCACGTTGGTAGTAATCTTCTTCTTTATAGTCAACTGGTGGGTTAAAGACCTTGTGGAAAGTTTCTCCAGTTACGCGGTGGATGATACGGCCACTCAAACGTTCCAAGAGGCTGTCAGGGTTCACTTCAATATTGATAATACCTTCTAGTTCAATGCCAAGTTCAGCCAATGTTTTGTCCAAGGCATGAGCTTGTTCAATTGTACGTGGGTAACCATCCAATAAGAATCCTGTTTCTTTAATATCATCTTGTGAAAGGCGTTCTTTTACGATTCCATTTGTAACTTCGTCAGGAACCAATTCACCCTTGTCAATATATGACTTAGCAAGAACACCCATTTCAGTTTGATTTGCCATTGCAGCGCGGAACATATCACCTGTTGAGATATGTGCAACATGGAATTGTTCT encodes:
- the rpsM gene encoding 30S ribosomal protein S13, which codes for MARIAGVDIPNDKRVVISLTYVYGIGLATSKKILAAAGISEDVRVRDLTSDQEDAIRREVDAIKVEGDLRREVNLNIKRLMEIGSYRGIRHRRGLPVRGQNTKNNARTRKGKAVAIAGKKK
- the rpmJ gene encoding 50S ribosomal protein L36, translating into MKVRPSVKPICEYCKVIRRNGRVMVICPANPKHKQRQG
- the infA gene encoding translation initiation factor IF-1, producing MAKDDVIEVEGKVVDTMPNAMFTVELENGHQILATVSGKIRKNYIRILAGDRVTVEMSPYDLTRGRITYRFK
- a CDS encoding adenylate kinase, with the protein product MNLLIMGLPGAGKGTQAAKIVEQFHVAHISTGDMFRAAMANQTEMGVLAKSYIDKGELVPDEVTNGIVKERLSQDDIKETGFLLDGYPRTIEQAHALDKTLAELGIELEGIINIEVNPDSLLERLSGRIIHRVTGETFHKVFNPPVDYKEEDYYQREDDKPETVKRRLDVNIAQGEPIIAHYRAKGLVHDIEGNQDINDVFSDIEKVLTNLK